Genomic segment of Bacteroides stercoris ATCC 43183:
CAGTGAAACAACGATGGTTACCACAGTAGAAGTGAATGACAGTGATGCCGACGGACGTTTTGCAGTGACTGCCAAGACTTTGTTGGACGCTTTAAAGGAAATTCCCGAACAGCCGCTGACGTTTGACATCAATACGAGTTCTCTGGAGATTACGGTTCAGTATCAGAACGGTAAATACAGCCTGATGGGGCAGAATGCGGACGAATTTCCGCAATCGGCCATGCTGGGCGAGAATGCCGTTCGTGTGGAAATGGATGCACAGGTGTTACTGGGAGGTATCAACCGCGCCGTGTTTGCAACCGCTGATGACGAGCTTCGTCCGGTGATGAACGGTATCTATTTCGATATTACTACCGAAGACATTACAATGGTGGCTTCCGACGGACATAAGTTAGTGCGTTGCAAGACGCTGGCCGCCAAAGGCAATGAGCGTGCGGCTTTCATCCTGCCCAAGAAACCTGCCAACCTGATGAAGAACCTGTTACCGAAGGAGCAGGGCACGGTGACCATTGAATTTGACGAACGCAATGCCGTGGTTACATTGGAAAGCTATCGCATGGTATGCCGCCTGATTGAGGGACGCTACCCGAACTATAACTCCGTAATTCCGCAGAACAATCCGTATAAAGTGACGGTAGACCGCCTGCAACTGATTGGTGCGTTGCGTCGCGTGTCTATCTTCTCCTCACAGGCAAGCAGCCTTATCAAACTGCGTATGCAGGAGAACCAAATTGTGATTTCGGCACAGGACATCGATTTCTCCACTTCGGCAGAGGAAACGCAGACATGCCAGTATGCAGGTAATCCGATGAGCATCGGTTTCAAGTCTACTTTCCTGATTGATATCCTGAATAATATATCGGCGGATGAAGTGGTTATCGAGCTGGCGGATCCTTCGCGTGCCGGTGTTATTGTTCCGGCAGAGCAGGAAGAAAACGAAGACCTGCTGATGCTGTTGATGCCGATGATGCTGAATGATTAATGAAATAGTAATCTGTCATTTTTTTATTTAGGCACGGGTTACGCGGATTTCACGGTTCGGGTTTATAGAGAAACCGCACCGTTCCGTGCAGTCCGTGCCTAAAAGATAAATAAATACGAAACTTCATGAAACTGAATCTTAAAAATCCGATTGTCTTTTTTGACTTGGAGACCACCGGTACAAACATTA
This window contains:
- the dnaN gene encoding DNA polymerase III subunit beta, whose translation is MKFIVSSTALSSHLQAISRVINSKNALPILDCFLFELQDGTLSVTVSDSETTMVTTVEVNDSDADGRFAVTAKTLLDALKEIPEQPLTFDINTSSLEITVQYQNGKYSLMGQNADEFPQSAMLGENAVRVEMDAQVLLGGINRAVFATADDELRPVMNGIYFDITTEDITMVASDGHKLVRCKTLAAKGNERAAFILPKKPANLMKNLLPKEQGTVTIEFDERNAVVTLESYRMVCRLIEGRYPNYNSVIPQNNPYKVTVDRLQLIGALRRVSIFSSQASSLIKLRMQENQIVISAQDIDFSTSAEETQTCQYAGNPMSIGFKSTFLIDILNNISADEVVIELADPSRAGVIVPAEQEENEDLLMLLMPMMLND